The Peptacetobacter hiranonis DNA window CAACATCTTTAACTGTATAAAGATTAGAATCGTACCAATTCCTAATAATAGCTTCGACGTATTTTAAAGGTTTAACAGCACCAGTCTGATCTTTTGCGTGCTGATATGCACATATAATCATATCATCACTCATATTATACTTATCCATAATTTCCATTATAGATATTTTTTCTGTAGCTTCTAAATATCTACCTATAATTTTGTTTATCTCATTAAACATTTTACGTACTTTAGGATTTGAATTTCTATCTACTACACCATCTGCACTAGATGAAACAGATTCCGTTGGTTTAGACGTATTTCTTAGATAAAGAGCATCCAAATCCATAAACTCTACAGAAAAATTAAACTCATCGTCCAAATCTTCAGAGTGTATCTTTATAAGCCCTGCACTTTCCCAAAATTTCCAAGCATTGACTACATCAGAAAGTGGGATGTTTAGATTTTGGGCGATTGATGAATTGTCAAAACGTGGATTAGAGTGGATGTCTGTGGCCATTCTATAACCAAGTAAATATACCTTAACAGCTAATCCATCAGCCATCGGCAT harbors:
- a CDS encoding DnaD domain protein, giving the protein MFFIEENATNFGSTIISNVFIDIFMPMADGLAVKVYLLGYRMATDIHSNPRFDNSSIAQNLNIPLSDVVNAWKFWESAGLIKIHSEDLDDEFNFSVEFMDLDALYLRNTSKPTESVSSSADGVVDRNSNPKVRKMFNEINKIIGRYLEATEKISIMEIMDKYNMSDDMIICAYQHAKDQTGAVKPLKYVEAIIRNWYDSNLYTVKDVEDSFAERSQRYSMYRIVFNELGFRREPTRAEKEAMDTWFDVYNADIELVLEACSKSKNVTTPSISYINGIVKNWANEEIHTLAELKAVEEFKRKEKEKELEKQKEQNSKKVTRSYAKTTSKAPTSYNKFKNFEETVTKYTPEQLEEKIRKSQEKKFK